In the Chlorobium limicola DSM 245 genome, one interval contains:
- the lsrF gene encoding 3-hydroxy-5-phosphonooxypentane-2,4-dione thiolase: MAEYDKDKQAKEYYTDIPVEKHGFFLKGAHSLDWGMKNRMSRIFRPDTGRTVMFAIDHGYFQGPTTGLERPDVNIVPLMPYADAIMLTRGILRTTVPPSLTKAVVMRCSGGPSILKELSDEELAVDIEDAIRMNVAAITLQVFIGGEYETRSIRNMTRLVDMGLRYGIPTMAVTAVGKDMVRDAKYFRLACRISAELGAQIVKTYYVPEDFETVTASCPVPIVMAGGKKISEIDALTMSYQAIQEGAAGVDMGRNIFQSDAPLAMMKTVGKVVHEDMPPAEAYEYFLSIKAEG; encoded by the coding sequence ATGGCTGAATATGACAAGGATAAACAGGCAAAAGAGTACTATACCGACATCCCTGTTGAAAAACACGGATTTTTTCTCAAAGGCGCACACTCGCTTGACTGGGGAATGAAAAACCGCATGTCGAGGATTTTCAGGCCGGATACGGGAAGAACGGTCATGTTCGCTATCGATCACGGCTATTTTCAGGGCCCTACTACCGGACTTGAACGCCCTGACGTCAACATTGTGCCGCTCATGCCCTATGCCGATGCAATCATGCTTACCAGAGGCATTCTTCGTACAACGGTACCGCCTTCGCTCACCAAGGCGGTTGTCATGCGCTGTAGCGGCGGCCCGAGCATTCTCAAGGAGCTTTCCGACGAAGAACTTGCCGTCGATATCGAGGATGCCATCCGCATGAACGTTGCAGCGATTACCCTGCAGGTGTTCATCGGCGGCGAATATGAAACCCGTTCCATCCGCAATATGACCAGGCTGGTCGATATGGGTCTCCGCTATGGCATTCCTACCATGGCAGTTACCGCTGTCGGCAAGGATATGGTACGCGACGCCAAATACTTCAGACTTGCCTGCAGGATTTCAGCCGAACTCGGAGCGCAGATCGTTAAAACCTACTATGTGCCGGAGGATTTCGAGACGGTTACGGCATCATGCCCCGTGCCCATCGTCATGGCCGGCGGCAAGAAAATTTCCGAGATCGATGCTCTCACCATGTCATACCAGGCCATTCAGGAAGGAGCGGCAGGAGTGGATATGGGTCGCAACATTTTCCAGAGCGACGCTCCGCTCGCCATGATGAAAACTGTCGGCAAGGTCGTTCATGAGGATATGCCTCCAGCTGAAGCATATGAATATTTTCTGAGCATCAAAGCTGAAGGGTAA